The genomic stretch TCCAGCAGCGCCAGCGCCTCCGGCTCGCCCAGATGCTCGGTGTTGATGGCGATGCCCGTGCACTGGATGCGGGGGTTGGTGAGCTGCCCCTCAAGGACGGTGCGGTCGATGACGGCCTGGATGGAGGGCGGGGGATGCTGGACGCCGCGCATCGTCTTGCGCGTGGGCTCGTGGCAGACGATGAACGCGTCGGGCTGCGCGCCGTGCAGCAGCCCCAGCGTGACGCCCGCGAACGACGGGTGGAACAGCGAGCCCTGTCCCTCCACCAGGTCCCAGTGGTCCGGCGCGTTGGGCGGGGAGAGCCACTCGGCCGCGCCCGCGACGAAGTCGGACACCACCGCGTCGATGGCCACGCCCCGGCCGGAGATGAAGATGCCCGTCTGCCCCGTGGCCCGGAAGTCCGCCTGGATGCCCCGCGAGCGCATCTCCTTCTCCAGCGCCAGCGCGGTGTACTTCTTCCCCACCGAGCAGTCCGTGCCCACCGTCAACAGCCGCAGCCCGGAGCGCTTCGTGCCCTTGCCCGTGGCGAACTCCATGTCGGGGACCCGCACGTCGTGCAGCTGGCGCCCGGTGCGCGCGGCGGCCTGGGCGATGGCGGGGATGGACGACAGCCGCCGGTGCAGCCCCGTCGCCACGTCCAGGCCCGCGTCGAGCGCCTCCACCAGCTTGCCCACCCAGTGCTGTGGCAGCACCCCGCCCGCGTTGGCCACGCCCACCACGAGCGTCCGCGCGCCCTTCGCCTTCGCCTCGGCGATGTCCATGTCCGTCAGGCCGCAGTCGGCCTGGCAGCCCGGCAACCGCAGTTGCCCCACGCACCACTCCGGCCTCCAGTCGACGATGCCGTGCGCCGTCTTCGCCGCGAGCTGGTCCGACACGTCTCCCAGGAACAACAGGTAGGGCTTCTGGATCTCCACCAACGTCCTCCCCGTGGCCCCGGACTGGGGCCGCGGCGGCGCGTTTCAGCATGACCCCGGAAGACCAGCAAGGTCAGAATATTCGTGCATCGGGCGGGGGGCCGGAAATGGCGCGGGCCCACCCTGATAGTCACTCCGGGGCCCGCACCGAGAATGGCAGACGCGGCTCGTATCCGTCTCCTCGTCGCCACGCATCCTTCGCGCGATGGGGACCTGCGCGCGGGCCGCCGCGTCGTGCCCCGCGCGGCGCCTCAGCGCACCCACTCCGGCGCCGCGATGCATAGCGCGGCGAGGACGCCGGACAGCGTGGCGAGCGCGAAGAGGATGGGGGCGGCCACCCGCCGCTGGGACACGGCCGCGGGGCGCATCAGGCCCATCACCACCCAGGGGCCGAGCAGTGGGACGAGCGCCGCGGTGGACCAGAATCCGCCGCAATGCGCCAACAGCCGTTGCACGAGCCGGCTCCGGGGGCGCGCGAGCACCGCCCGCCACCATCGCAGTCGCTCCAGTCCGTCCCAGCCCAGGTCCACGACGATGACCTGGAGGTAGCCGAGCGGCACGCAGGCGAGCACCACCGCCCAGGCCGGGTAGCCGAAGCCGAGCACGCCCAGGGGGACCGCGGCGAGCACGCCCCCGAAGGGGCTGGCGGCGACGAGGGCGAAGGAGAGCAGGCGTCCCATGGTGGCGTCGGACGGAGGCCGGAGCCCTCGCCGTGTCCGGAGGCATATCCCCTCTGGGTGACGGCGGCGTGCCGCAGGCGTCACATGCGCGGGGCGTCCGGGCGTTCCGGCCAGCGGGGGACGCGGTCCGCGCGCTCGCCAGTCATGCCTCGTGGCCGGTGGACTTCGTCGCCCCTGTCATGACGGCGCATGGAGTGGAGCCGCCTCCACGGAGGGAGGACTGTCAGGTAGATGATGACAACCATGAGCCCTGGTGGGGCGTCGGCCTGGCTGGCTGCACGCGTTGCTTGAATGTCCTCCCCCGCATCGTTAGCTCGAACGACGTGAGGCCCTGGATTCCATCATTGCTCGCGCTGCTGGTCGCCGCGTGTGGGGTGTTCGAGTTCCACCCCTATGAGATTCGCGGCGGCGAGGAGTCTCTCAACGCGAAGGCCCTGGCGCGCCTGCCGCGCCACGATCCGGAGCGGCCGTTCCGCTTCGCGGTGAT from Myxococcus stipitatus encodes the following:
- the dgcN gene encoding N-acetyltransferase DgcN, yielding MEIQKPYLLFLGDVSDQLAAKTAHGIVDWRPEWCVGQLRLPGCQADCGLTDMDIAEAKAKGARTLVVGVANAGGVLPQHWVGKLVEALDAGLDVATGLHRRLSSIPAIAQAAARTGRQLHDVRVPDMEFATGKGTKRSGLRLLTVGTDCSVGKKYTALALEKEMRSRGIQADFRATGQTGIFISGRGVAIDAVVSDFVAGAAEWLSPPNAPDHWDLVEGQGSLFHPSFAGVTLGLLHGAQPDAFIVCHEPTRKTMRGVQHPPPSIQAVIDRTVLEGQLTNPRIQCTGIAINTEHLGEPEALALLEKTGREHGLPCVDPIRTGVGPLVDELARRFPRQG